In the Solanum pennellii chromosome 5, SPENNV200 genome, one interval contains:
- the LOC107020725 gene encoding serine/threonine-protein kinase PBS1 isoform X1 produces the protein MGCFSCFDSKEDEKLNPQKDRDDSDRKQPPPSNISRLSSGADRLKIRSSNGSKREFLGLKDAPDVQIAAHTFTFRELAAATNNFRPESFIGEGGFGRVYKGQLPSGQVVAVKQLDRNGLQGNREFLVEVLMLSLLHHPNLVNLIGYCADGDQRLLVYEFMPLGSLEDHLHDLPPDKEPLDWNTRMKIASGAAKGLEHLHDKANPPVIYRDFKSSNILLKENFFPKLSDFGLAKLGPTGDKSHVSTRVMGTYGYCAPEYAMTGQLTVKSDVYSFGVVFLELITGRKAIDSTKPQGEQNLVAWARPLFNDRRKFAKLADPSLQGQFPMRGLYQALAVASMCIQEQAAGRPLIGDVVTALSYLANQSYDPGTVPGQIHRFGADSVDRRNKDDRVGRILRNEDGEGGGSGRKWDVDGGSEKEDSPRETARMLNRDLDRERAVAEAKMWGENWRDKRRQNGQGSFDGGNE, from the exons ATGGGTTGCTTCTCTTGTTTTGATTCAAAAGAAGATGAGAAGTTGAATCCCCAAAAAGATAGAGATGATTCTGACCGCAAGCAACCCCCTCCCTCCAATATATCCAGGTTATCTTCAG GAGCAGACAGACTTAAAATAAGAAGTAGTAATGGTTCAAAGAGAGAATTTTTGGGGCTAAAGGATGCACCTGATGTTCAGATTGCTGCACATACATTTACTTTCCGTGAGCTTGCAGCTGCTACTAATAACTTCAGGCCAGAATCTTTTATAGGGGAAGGAGGGTTTGGTCGTGTGTATAAAGGGCAACTACCTAGCGGTCAG GTTGTTGCAGTTAAGCAATTGGATAGGAATGGGCTTCAGGGGAATAGAGAATTTTTGGTGGAGGTTCTTATGCTTAGTCTTCTTCATCATCCTAACTTGGTGAATTTGATTGGTTACTGTGCTGATGGGGACCAGAGACTTCTTGTCTACGAGTTCATGCCTTTGGGATCACTAGAGGATCACCTTCATG ATCTCCCTCCTGATAAAGAGCCACTAGATTGGAACACGAGAATGAAGATTGCATCTGGTGCAGCAAAAGGTTTGGAGCACCTTCATGATAAGGCGAACCCTCCAGTTATTTATAGGGACTTCAAGTCATCCAACATATTGCTTAAGGAAAACTTTTTCCCGAAGCTTTCAGATTTTGGGCTAGCAAAACTTGGTCCTACTGGAGACAAGTCACATGTGTCCACTAGGGTCATGGGAACTTATGGTTACTGTGCCCCTGAGTATGCCATGACTGGACAATTGACTGTCAAATCTGATGTCTATAGTTTTGGGGTTGTGTTTTTGGAGCTTATCACTGGACGTAAGGCTATTGACAGCACCAAACCTCAGGGAGAACAAAACCTTGTCGCATGG GCTAGGCCACTGTTTAATGATCGTCGGAAATTTGCAAAATTAGCTGATCCAAGTCTTCAAGGACAATTTCCGATGAGAGGTCTGTACCAGGCTTTAGCTGTGGCCTCCATGTGTATCCAAGAACAAGCTGCTGGTCGTCCGCTAATTGGGGATGTTGTGACTGCCCTTTCTTATCTTGCAAACCAGTCATATGATCCTGGTACAGTTCCTGGGCAAATTCATAGATTTGGTGCAGACAGTGTTGATAGGAGAAATAAAGATGATAGAGTTGGAAGAATACTTAGGAATGAAGATGGGGAAGGAGGAGGATCAGGACGGAAATGGGACGTGGATGGAGGATCTGAGAAGGAAGATTCTCCAAGGGAAACAGCAAGGATGTTAAACAGGGATTTGGATAGAGAAAGAGCAGTTGCAGAGGCTAAAATGTGGGGCGAAAATTGGAGAGACAAGAGAAGACAAAATGGTCAAGGCAGTTTTGATGGGGGTAACGAATAG
- the LOC107020725 gene encoding serine/threonine-protein kinase PBS1 isoform X2 — MLSLLHHPNLVNLIGYCADGDQRLLVYEFMPLGSLEDHLHDLPPDKEPLDWNTRMKIASGAAKGLEHLHDKANPPVIYRDFKSSNILLKENFFPKLSDFGLAKLGPTGDKSHVSTRVMGTYGYCAPEYAMTGQLTVKSDVYSFGVVFLELITGRKAIDSTKPQGEQNLVAWARPLFNDRRKFAKLADPSLQGQFPMRGLYQALAVASMCIQEQAAGRPLIGDVVTALSYLANQSYDPGTVPGQIHRFGADSVDRRNKDDRVGRILRNEDGEGGGSGRKWDVDGGSEKEDSPRETARMLNRDLDRERAVAEAKMWGENWRDKRRQNGQGSFDGGNE, encoded by the exons ATGCTTAGTCTTCTTCATCATCCTAACTTGGTGAATTTGATTGGTTACTGTGCTGATGGGGACCAGAGACTTCTTGTCTACGAGTTCATGCCTTTGGGATCACTAGAGGATCACCTTCATG ATCTCCCTCCTGATAAAGAGCCACTAGATTGGAACACGAGAATGAAGATTGCATCTGGTGCAGCAAAAGGTTTGGAGCACCTTCATGATAAGGCGAACCCTCCAGTTATTTATAGGGACTTCAAGTCATCCAACATATTGCTTAAGGAAAACTTTTTCCCGAAGCTTTCAGATTTTGGGCTAGCAAAACTTGGTCCTACTGGAGACAAGTCACATGTGTCCACTAGGGTCATGGGAACTTATGGTTACTGTGCCCCTGAGTATGCCATGACTGGACAATTGACTGTCAAATCTGATGTCTATAGTTTTGGGGTTGTGTTTTTGGAGCTTATCACTGGACGTAAGGCTATTGACAGCACCAAACCTCAGGGAGAACAAAACCTTGTCGCATGG GCTAGGCCACTGTTTAATGATCGTCGGAAATTTGCAAAATTAGCTGATCCAAGTCTTCAAGGACAATTTCCGATGAGAGGTCTGTACCAGGCTTTAGCTGTGGCCTCCATGTGTATCCAAGAACAAGCTGCTGGTCGTCCGCTAATTGGGGATGTTGTGACTGCCCTTTCTTATCTTGCAAACCAGTCATATGATCCTGGTACAGTTCCTGGGCAAATTCATAGATTTGGTGCAGACAGTGTTGATAGGAGAAATAAAGATGATAGAGTTGGAAGAATACTTAGGAATGAAGATGGGGAAGGAGGAGGATCAGGACGGAAATGGGACGTGGATGGAGGATCTGAGAAGGAAGATTCTCCAAGGGAAACAGCAAGGATGTTAAACAGGGATTTGGATAGAGAAAGAGCAGTTGCAGAGGCTAAAATGTGGGGCGAAAATTGGAGAGACAAGAGAAGACAAAATGGTCAAGGCAGTTTTGATGGGGGTAACGAATAG